The sequence acacaactgagtgactgaacaacaagatatAAGGTTAACATACAAAACTCAAtcttatttctatatattattaatgaaacaactgaaattaaagtttaataaagtaataatatttaacagtataaaaatatgaattcttaGAGATAAATCTGACAAGAGGTGTCAAAGACATATACTGTCAACATCACAAGATATAaagtcaaaacaaaaatcaattatGTTTCCGTAAACGAGTGATGAGTGAGagagtgaaatcactcagttgtgtccaactctttgcgacctcatggactataacccaccaggctcctctatccatgggcaactctaggcaagaacactggagtgggtttccatttccttcttcaagggatcttcccaacccagagactgaacccgggtctcccgagttgtaggcagacactttatcatctgagccaaacTAGTGATAGGcaataataaaacaattttttaaattaacaataacacaaaaagtaaataagtataaatctaacaaagtaTGTGCAAGTTCTGAATgctgaaaattgaaaaatattaattgatgaaagaaatcaaagacctaAGTAAAAGGAGAGACATTTTGTGTTCATAGATGGGAAAAAACAAGACTTCCCTTCTCCCCAAGTTGGTctattttttctaaagaaaataatggTTGATTCTAAATTTTATACAGAAAGGCAAGGGAGCTAGAATAAcaaacaattctgaaaaagaaaaataaagttgaaggAATCACAGTACCCTATTTTAATGACTTGGTATAAAActacaagaaacaagaaaaagggcTATTGGCAATGGGagagacacaaaaataaactgaacagaatagagagcccagaaatagacccacatataTACAGCCAATTGATTTCTGACAAAGCTGCAGAAGCATttcaatggagaaagaacagtgttttcaacaaatggttctggaACATTCAAGTATCTCTATGAAAAACAAGGGACCTCAACCTAAATCTCacaccttattaaaaaaaaaaaaactcaaaatgtatcataatcttcaatataaaatttaaaattatataactttCAAAGAGgtcataggagaaaatcttcataAACTAGAGCTAGGCAGAGTTCTTAGATAGGACACCAAAAccataattcattaaaaataaatttgagaaatagtaacttcatcaaaattaaatatagtttcctctccagaaaaaaagaaaaggtttttttCTAAGAGAATAAAAGGAcaagctacagactgggagaaaatccTTACAAATCATAAATCAGAAGAACTTACATTCAAAGTGtataaagaattttcaaaatccAGCATGAAGAATACAACTCaactaagaaaatgaataaaagatttgaaaagatacttcaCTGAACAGTAACATACAAATAGCAAAATAAGCACCTGAAAAATGTTCATCATCATTAGGGAGATGCTAACTAAAATCACAATGTGATACTACCACATATCTAttaatgacaaaattttaaaaatagagtacaTCAGGTGTTTATGAGGACGCACAGCAAAAGGAATTCTCAAACTTTGCTGCTTGGACTGAAAAATGGTATAGTCACTCAGAAAGACATTTTGACAGTTATTCGTAAAGTTTAAATATACacttaccatacaatccagcaaccccactcctggacatttaccctagagaaatgaaagcttaggttcacacaaaaacctgtacgtGAATGTTTATATCAGCTCTATTCCTAACTGCCAAAACCTGGAATAACCTACCTGTCCTCCACAagtaaatggataaactgtggttcattcatacaatggaatactattaagcaaaaaaacaacaaactataGATATGTATATTATACAACAAACTAtagatatgtatagatatatacaacaacatggataaatctcataGGTAAGTCTCAAAACATTACATActatatattctaattttataaacatcacattattattttataaaattaccaAAAAGACAAACTGAAGTAATGGAGACTAGATCAGTGGTTTTTGCGAGTAAGGGATGGGACAAGTGTATGATTGCAAGATTTAATCATAGTATAATTATAAAGGCACAAGGGAAATTTGAGGGGAGACGAACTGTTCTAAACATTCATTGTGGTAGTTGTTAAATGAAGTTTATAGATATATTTAGATCATAGAGTTGTATGCCAAGAATAAATCAGGTTTATTGcatgagaattaaaaaataaaccaaaaagattacattgaataaaaaaaaagtattttcccaAAATAGATGCTCAGTTAACATCTGCTgaacaaaaacactgaaaattgGCTGCAGTTTCTGCTTTAACATTAATCTTATTTATATCCCTAAGCTTCAAATATGTAAATAACTTTTTGTAGCATCATTAACATTTTCTATCATGGTATCTGCCACAGAAAGATTTCTAGTTtacacaaaaaaataatttaaaatatcaaatgaaaGTCAGAAATCTATTATTCCAACCAATTATTTTAACCTTTAAAGATTATCATTAATAATAGGTAActttttctttataccttgtATGCATATCTTTCTTATTAAAAAGGGAGTAGGATCTGTTTTTAAGTCATTACCCTAAGGCATGATACACAAAACAGATATTTGATGAATGTTTACATAATCAGCTAATCTTCATTAAACATTAAATGAGCTGAATAGTTGAGCCATTAATTTATCCTGAATATTAACTCTTTCTAGGATTTATCCTTTTCCTTGAATTAGTGAAACTGACTACTAAGAAGTGTTCTTCCTTACTCAAACCACAGTGTGTACTCCCATTGTGAGTTTGTGTCACTTCTATGCAGCTACACGCTTTCAGATTTTCTTTGCTAAGGACACATTGGGCATCTGTTTGCCTGCAGCTCCCGTGCAAGCAACCAAATGGGATCCCACTATACCATTCCTGTACTGACTTGTCACAGGTCTGACTAAGACTCATTCATTTCAATCAATTATCTAAGCAGATTGGTTAAATCACGTGTGTGAACGAATAAAAGcaacttcattaaaaaaacaaaaagaccattaattttgttctttgctttaaACTGTGTGAAAAAAGTGTGTTCCTACACTAGAAAATGATTACAAACATAACCGAGGTTTTTAGACGAACCTAGCCTAAGAATTAAATACATCTTGAAAATTGTAAAGATGCTATTTGTATGTATTTACAACACAGAACAAGGATAATTCCCATACTTGTTTGAAATTTCTGTTTGTTAAGAGAATTATTTTATAGCTCTCCACAGTTTTTAAGGTATTATTTCTGTTAACATAGCTAATGAGATCATCTCTAATTTATTTAGGTTTCAGTcaaattttcaataaatttttgaaCTTTACAGCTCTGATAAATTAAACTATAAAGTATATTATAATGGTGCtaaaatatattcactttttaTATCCTACAATATATGCTTTGATACCACATTACACCATTACTTGCAAAGAAACCAAACTAAACTGCTTTTGTCAGAAACcaatcaaaaatataataaacaatCTAACCAAAAGATGAAAACATTTAAGCTGATTGAAGCACTTAATGCAGTAATTTTATTTGGCCCATGACTAAGGTCATAAACACTAATGAGTTTGCTTAACTAAGAATGAACTATTTACATAAAGTTGTAGGTTTCTATATTTTAGCTCTGAGAACACTGTTAATATTTAATATGCTAATTAATAAGGACTATAATCTATTATGACCAAGTAAATAATAAAGCCAATTTGCAAAAACAGTTTATATAGAAATAAGCCAGTTCTCAAACTTCCAAATTTTCATGAGCACCTCATCCACTGGCTTTAATTGAAGGACTTAACACTGGTTTCCTTCACACACCCCACCCCTGAATGTATCATTATGGGTACAGGAGTTCAAACCACAGAGAAGCACCCTTTCCCATAAAATTACACAGTCAATTATCCTTTAGATAATTTTCACAGTTTAGCACAGTTAACCATATCTGGCTAATTTGGGCACATAATTAAACCAGGCTCCTTGAAAATATCCATTTAAACTAAAtgtaatgaaaatgaatgaatttcttaCTATACTGCATTTACTCAGGGAGACTTTGTTTCAATTTAACCTGAAAAATCAACACTGCAAAACAATCCTAACttgaatatatttcaaatgtGTATAACAACCTAGCCTCAATATCATGAGAGGAATGTTCCTATGAAGTATTTGTAAAATTGGGGAAAACCTCAAAAAAGGGCATTTTCTAAACATGTGTAAGCACAGAGACATGATTATACCTGCCAGTTATAACAGAGCTATGTGATTATTAAGTTCACTTGGTGAAATCTCATTTCAGAAATCACTCAGACCTAAGTTTTTATAATAAAGGTATTCAAAGTTAGCTCCTCTCCCCAACATCTGACATTTATAATATAGGGTTTTTAGGAAACTCTATTAAAAATTACCTGCTTCTGCAGCCACCTCTCATGCCTTCGTTGTTTCCGTCTCAGATTCTTCAGTTTGCTCTTCTCTCTCTTACTGAGCCTCTGATTAATGGCACCCAGTGAAAAACTGCCTGAGTGCAGGAAGTTTAGAGGAGAGAGGTGCTCTTCCTGGTCCTCAGCCTCCAGTGTGCTCCTGCCAGCTGCAGGCAGGTCCATCAGGAAAGTCAGGCTGTTAGGACTAGCATGGCCAGAATACACGGCAGAAGCTTCTAGACCACACTGAAATTCTCCTCCTCTTTGTGTCTGGGTCTCACGGGGAGCCACTGAAAATCTTTGCAGCAGCATATTAGGATCAAAACTGGATGAAATCTGAAAGGAACAGTTATTTTTATTCGATTCTAAAGGCAAGCTCGGAAGGTCAACAGGCTGTGTCTCATTGAGCCCAGGATATACAGCAGTCTTACTATGGATTTCATATAAAGTGGGTAATAAAGTCAGTTTCTCACTGATGCTCAGATCCAAACTATGTGATTTTCTATGAAAAGCTCTCGGAGCGCATCTGGTGGTCACAAGCTGTGGAACAAAAAGCTGGTATTTTGGATCTGATGCTTTGAAGAGCAGTTTTTCGTTCTTCATCTTGAAATATGTTGACCGTACCTCCAGGCAGAGTGCTTCAGTTAATCTTCCAGGACCATTATTATTTGGGCCCATGTTTAAAAACCTGTGATTTCTGTTTCTGGAGGCGCCACCTGTCAGCAGAGTTTCCTTGTCACAACCTGACTGAACTCTAGGATGTGACAAGTATTTCAGCGATGGTCTCATTAGTCGGCCTGACGGTGTTGGCTGATAATCGGTACGGCTCTTGGAGAGATGTACAGCTGCAAGCTGGCCACAGGAACATTTTGGAGTGCTGACAAAATTAAAGCCCCCTAAACGGGCCCCACAGAAAGGGCAATTCAGTTTTCCAACTGTCCACTGGGCCTACAggtaataaaggaaaataaaaacaatgcttTCATTGTAAAGTAACCAAAGAgaatgtgagttttttttttttttaagccgaCCACATGAAAGTTTTTTATGCCACAGAAAAGGCCAGCTTTCTGTTTTCTGATTAGTAGACAGAACAGTAAATGGAAACAAACCTTCCAATAAACAGAGATAAGAAGCTCCAAAGGTCTAGAATGATAACATAGTGCACATCACACCCATCTAGACAATACTCCCAAGATTCTAAAGAGTCTTTTAGACAATAGACTGAATATGGATACAGTGTGaactaatgaaaagaaaaatacactatGGAACCAGGAAGCAAATCAGTCTACAGAGCTTAATTTGCAAGTAAAATCTCACAGAAAAGTGTCTGTTTTGATACACTTCTTGCATACCAAGCACTGTGGGAGGGAACTTTACCCAAACAGCAGAATAAAGCTCTTCCTGCCTTTTTACATACAACTGAAAGATATTGGTTGCATGTATCAGTTAGTTCATTTTCTCTATTCAGATTACAAATAAATAGTGAACTagcttaaaaatatcttttaacagAAATAGTGGAATATCTGAAATGTGCTAATATATTTTGCAAAGTTCAGGACACTTATAAGCAGTACCCTGGCATTCTCCCAGGAAATCACTACAATGTGAGAATGAATGCAAGAGATATCTAGCTAATGgtattttttaaccaaaaaagTAAGCTAGTCAGTGGAGAAAAGCAACtatattttccccaaatcatATTTAATATGATTTTCTATACTTTTCTAATACTTAGGTgttttgctgggagaaataatgaGGCCACATTGAACAGTTCCTGCTCTTATACTATTTCATTAAGGATTCTTAAAAGTGTGGTTTTTTCATTCTGATTGTGCCAGTAAGAGTCAttaattttcaagtttattttacatgtgtgtgcatacatgagTGATACCCACAGGATATTTCATTCACTTCACAGGGACTGTTCTAGGTACTGGGGGATATAATACATAacgaacaaaacaaaaacttttgaCTTCATGGAGTTTATATCCTAGTAGAGCATCTAGGTAATTAACATGACCATTAAGTCATTTGTGTATGTGGATGtggatgtatatatgtgcatatgtgtatggATGTGcataataatttatatatgttatacaaACTTAAGCATATTTACAAGTTCTACATATCTTGTAAAATGTGTGTGTAAAACATAGACAGATATATATagtagaggagagagaaaggaagtgtTTAGTGATAATAGCTGGGAGAGGCAGTTGATAGATTGGCCAGGTGATGCCTCAATTAAGAATAAAGACCTAAGAAAATGATGGAACAAGTCGGTAGTGGTGGAAAGAGAATTCAAAGAAGGGGAATTTTCAAGTGCAAATCTGAGTTATAGAAGTACTCAGAGCACTCCAGTAATAATGAAAGCAGTAAGTGTAATCAAGAGTTACATACACATTCATGTTTCCTGAAACAATGCATTCAAGAAAAATAGCTCCAAAATAAGGACAATAACATTCTGAAAGTAGCATACTCCTAAATTTACTCAGAAACTAAGGAACTTACTTTTTGTATCAGGCAATGTATCCATTCTGGAAGGGCTTCTATATTCATGTGCCACACAtgacaaatattttcatcatcagcTGAATCATTTGTATTCTGTTATATCAAAATGCATGATTAGTCATGACTAGTTCagattttatttcacaaaattcatatttaagtaaaacacaaaaatataaattcactTTTAGGTAGGAAGGAAATACATACTGCCCTTCTCTCCTTATTCCCTCCCATTGCCAAGACAAatctataaagtttttttttttttttcatggaatagCCACATTTAAactgacaaaaaacaaaaaaatccctctACTTCATTGAGACCATCAAATTAAAACATGAGCACAAAGTCACTGAATGGACAAATTTGGCACCCTATTTCATTCTGTGTGTGAGAAAAACTATTCATGACAACTTTCCCCAGCCTTCAATCTCTGATTCTAATGACAGATTAAAGGAGTTACTATATTCGCCATCAAGATGCtcaagaaaagtttaaaaggGGAACGCCACACTCTCactaatggttaggactccacgctttcactgctgagggcctgggtttgatccctgtttggggaactaagatcctagtgtggcacagcaaaagaaaaaagagaagaaaaaagctttAGAGGATTGGGGGAGAGGAATAATTGTGCAGGGAGCTATAAAGGCCCTAAGTTTCAGCTGTGTAAGTACAGCGAAAATTTCAGCGACAATTTTGGCCTTTTGAAGTAGATTTGCAGAAATAAATGTGATCTGTAGTTGAGACACTATGACTTCCCAGTTGGTTCTTTAGTACTTCTGACCTTAGGACAGTTGCTTtacttctctgagtctctgtttctTTTCCCCTTAAACTCCGCTGGATAATTGGCTCAGGTCCCTTCCGGGTCTACAGAATTTCATTCTATGAGATGACAGAAAGGGTTGATTGACAAGAACAGGGCAAGTACATAGCAGATGGGAACAACACAAAGAACGGCCTATGCCAAAGTTGTGACAACGGAAGCAAAAAGGGCCCTGGGGAACTATTTGGGGTGGATTTGAAGCCTGTCTGTCTCTAGGCAAGGGCAGTACTTGGGACAGAGAGAAACAAGGCAACATTGCTAAAAGTATGGCTGGAAAGGCCTGGAAAAAAACGGAAAGCATTTGCAATAAGTCCAGGAGATGATCTTCTGAGGACCAATCTCTATTCTGGCTGAAAATATTATCATATGAAAATATCACATTATTTAATATGTTAACTACCTCAACATACTGTGAAATAGATTTAATAATAAGTACATCTCTAATACACTTTCTAAAGCaagtgaaaaagaagtaaatatactCAGAATTATGATATTATAAGCATATACCACCTAAAAAATCAATATTATAACTTTTCtatggaaatatatgtatataaatagaaAAGGTACCTTACAGGCTATGTACCAAACTGACATCACATGgtctgaagaaagaaagaacttcAAGATTAGGAAAGTTATTAAAAGGAAACTAACttttatggaaaattattttaatgggaaaataagTTATACTTACATATACTTACataattgtatttaaaattgaTGTAAGTAAAATACATTGATTACTTCTGGTCTTGACAATACTAAAGTAAGTGGGATTAGACATGCCCTCACCATTACAACTGATAAAACTAGGCAAAATATACTATTGTTTTAAGACATTagaccaaagaagaaaaaaaaaaaagcacagggcTGTGATCTCTCAGAGAAGTCAAATAAATGAGGTTAGCCTAAAAATAACCCTGGATATCTGCCTCAGGGAATTTTCAGAACCTTGGTGTAGGGAAGAGGAACTCAATTAGTGTATGGCAGCCTTGCTGATTTAAGACTAAGAACAGAGGCTATAAAGGCTAAACAGCTAGAATTTACAGGACTGTTGTACCAGCAAGGAGAGGCCTGTAATTAGCTCCAGAAATCTGTATAGTAATTCCTCTAATTTTTTGGTTGAATACCATTATGGAGGTATGAAGGGTGAGATATCAGACAATCAGATAAAGAAAATTTACCCTGGAAAAGACATCTTCCAGCAAAGCATAACTATTCAACTTGGGCTCACAGTAAAGCTGGGAAGATGTTCAAGTCCCAAGCAGCCAGAGTAGAAGGATCTCAAGGAATATATGGAGTATttaggagacagaggatgagatggctggatgccatcgccgactcgacggatgtgagtttgagtgaactcgggagttggtgatggacagggaggtctggcatgctgcaattcatggggtcgcaaagagtcggacacgactgagtgacagaactgaactgaactgactgaggagaGGTTCCAGCAGAGTTCTGTCTTAAAAGTAGGGCTAAATTAGCCCAAGAGTAAAGGTTACTAAAAAGCAACCCTAATAAAGTTGGCCTCCAAAGAATGAAATTCAATCATAAATAACTCATATGTCTGCTAAAACATTCTTTACAGGAAGAATAATATCCAGACACTCAGTAATGTTAAATCAAAATGTTGTACCTACAAGAGAAATTACTAGATTATGTACCCCCAAAAAAGTGACCTACAACCAGGAGAAAAATTGTTCAATGGAAATATCCCCCACGTTCCATCATGTTGAAGTTTGGTAGAAAACTCATGCTGATGTttgtcagaaaccaacacaattctctaaagcatttatccttcaattaaaaaataaataaaaaagaatctccCCCAAAGTGGAGAAGATTGAATAAATAGACAGACTTTAAATCAGCTATGACATATTTTCATGAGTATAACAAGAAGATAAATTACCTTAATACTAAATGAATGGTTTACCTAGAGAAAAAACTTCTGAAATTAAAACTTTCACTTATTAGCAAATTGATACTGTAGAAGAAAAATCAGTGAACATGAACATACAGaagtaaaaatgatgaaaaaaaatctagcataggaagaaaaaagaggaaaaaaatgagcaaaattgaAGCGACTTATGGGAAACATCAAATAGTGTAACATAAATGTAAAtgccccttcatggatcacagccttgtcatggcaaagggacTTGAGTAACTcaatgagccatgctgtgcagggccacccaaggctAACGGGTCATAgcaaagagttctgacaaaacatggtccacccactccagtattcttgcctcgagcaccccatgaacagtataaaaaggcagaaagatatgacactgcAAGATGAGCTCCCCTGGTCAAAAGGCGTCCAATATGCtcctggggaagagtggagggattgctgggagaaatatcaaacctcaaatatacagatgacatcactctaatggcagaaagcaaagaagaactaaagagcctcttgatgaaggtgaaataagagactgaaaaagctggcttgaaactcacattaaaaaagactaagagcatggcatctggtcccatcacttcatggcaaatagaaaggggaaaaatggaagcagagacagattttattttcatgggctctaAATTCAACTGTGGACTGTggctgcagctatgaaattaaaagatacttgctcctctCCCTTCCTGACCTGACCATGATGATAGGGTGGATGACAGGACCCCTGGCACACCCTGCCTCCCAGCCAAGCCTGGAGATCCTTGAGACAGCCCTAGGTGCTGCCAGCCCACTGTTCATAAGAGGAGACAGGCTGGGGGTCGGCCATGAGGTCAGGGTGGAGCCCTGTCCTGCCCCTACCACTGTCCTGCCTTTCAAGGTCCTGTGGTGGAGCAGCCCTGtcctggtgggggcaggggcctggggtgCCCATGCTGGCTGTGTGCCTGGCAAGTAAGCATCTGTGGCGAGGGGCCAGGAATGTGGGGGTGGACCCAGGCACACTTCAGCACTTTGGAGAGTTTTTTTTCTCAAGCAATTATAAAAGTAGAAACTTGTCAGCGTCATGATGACCTGAACTGTGAATCCTGAAACACCTCTGCTGGCCTGTGGTTTGAGATGAGAATAAGGATGCCAACCTGCACTTCCCTTCCCCCTCTGCCCCGCTCCCCCCACCACAGCCTCCCATGGACTTTGTCTAGAGGTCAGGGGCCCTGGGCCTGGCAAAAGAAATAACAgacgaggaaaaaaaaaaaaacaaaaaaaaacttgctccttgggaggaaagctatgacaaacctaaacagtgtattaaaacacagagacattaaaaaaaaaaaaaaaagcacagagacatcactttgctgacaaaaataatatagtcaaagctatgatttttctggcagtcatgtatggatgtgagagttggaccaaaaaggcTGAGTGTGAAAAAACTTATGCTTTCTAATtatggtgctagaaaagactcttgagagtcccctggactgcaagatcaaaccagtcagtcctaaaggaagtcaatcctgactattcatttgaagaactgatgctgaagctgacgcttcaatactttggccacctgatgtaaaaagctgaaacattggaaaagactgatgcttggaaagactgaggacaaaaggagaagagggtggcagaggatgagatggttagacagcatcactgactcaatggacatgaatttgagtggaGAAGAGAGGAACAGGCATGCTGTgatccacggagttgcaaagagttaggctcaacttagcaactgaaaaacaatagcAACACGTGTAAGCGGAGAAAAGACAGGACAGTAGGATAAACCATAGCCAAATTTTCCAAAGGCCTATAGATCACAGCAGCTCAAGGATTCTTAAACAGTGTAAACACAAGGGAAACTACGGCTCTTAATAAAATTGTTGAAATTCAGTGACAAAAGTAAGCATCAGGAGAAAATAAGTATCCTACAaataggagaaagaagaaaacaatgattTTTGGAATTCCATTTAGGGCCATAAAGGAATGGGAGTTTAGAATTAGCTTCCTGCAACAAACAACtagaaaactgaacaaaatttAACAAACAACTATTTTCAGTCAGTGGGACAACAGGCAGCGAAATAGTGACTTCTGAGAGAAATAAATTAACAGAGCTTACAGTCATACAGACTTTTATTCTGAAGACAATTGAAGGAACCCCAACAGAGTCTAGTCAGCTTTCTGAGTTGAGGAAACAGGAATCAGATTTTTAAGAGGTAAAGGCAAACTAAAATTTGTAGGGCACAGTATCCAagagaaataagaagaaaaaagccTCAGAAACTTGTATATGGTTTCCCCTTGAGTCTTTGATCAAATTCTAATCTGGTCATGCTTAGAGTAAAACTCCAAGAGACTGTGCTAAGAACACCTACAGGGGAAAGAACAATTACAGAGGCTATAAGCCAAACACTTTCAAGAGCTCACACAGGGCCAGGAATCATTATGTTCCAACCAGTCTGATGGAAAAGGACTTCTTCAATAATGAGGCATTCAGTAGTGACCCAAAGGGTCATTCCCTAAAAGTGGGGCAAAATAAGCCTTAGAATAAGGACTACTCTAAACCCACCCTAAAGAACCTAAAAATAAGTTTCTAAATTATCAAACTTATCTAGAAACAACTATTAGGCAGAAGGAAACATAAAatcctttaaaagaataaaacaaaatataattctCTACAAAATGAAATTTATAGTCTTCGGCATCCAATTAAAAATCCAACATGGTGCAGGCCTGGGTGGAAAGGAATAGCAGCCACTATTTGTGTGTCAGGGATAAAGCTCTATCCAGATCTTTTCTCCTTGTCTCTACAACCAAACAAAAGACTTAAATTACTAGGGAAAGGACAATATTCATTACGATTTGGAgcactgaataaaaacaaaatcctctACACCCGAGACAGTGGCAGGAATGCA is a genomic window of Ovis aries strain OAR_USU_Benz2616 breed Rambouillet chromosome 16, ARS-UI_Ramb_v3.0, whole genome shotgun sequence containing:
- the RNF180 gene encoding E3 ubiquitin-protein ligase RNF180 isoform X3, whose product is MKRSKELVTKNHNQEDISILRCWKCRKCIASSGCFMEYLENQVTKNTNDSADDENICHVWHMNIEALPEWIHCLIQKAQWTVGKLNCPFCGARLGGFNFVSTPKCSCGQLAAVHLSKSRTDYQPTPSGRLMRPSLKYLSHPRVQSGCDKETLLTGGASRNRNHRFLNMGPNNNGPGRLTEALCLEVRSTYFKMKNEKLLFKASDPKYQLFVPQLVTTRCAPRAFHRKSHSLDLSISEKLTLLPTLYEIHSKTAVYPGLNETQPVDLPSLPLESNKNNCSFQISSSFDPNMLLQRFSVAPRETQTQRGGEFQCGLEASAVYSGHASPNSLTFLMDLPAAGRSTLEAEDQEEHLSPLNFLHSGSFSLGAINQRLSKREKSKLKNLRRKQRRHERWLQKQGKCPGVGLLDCMTLDNEMSTDDDNEYAEEKESYICAVCLDVYFNPYMCYPCHHIFCEPCLRTLAKDNPASTPCPLCRTIISRVFFQTGFHRRAAPVTRRQFPHGAHRMDYLHFEDDSRGWWFDMDMVIIYIYSVNWVIGFIVFCFLCYFFFPF
- the RNF180 gene encoding E3 ubiquitin-protein ligase RNF180 isoform X1, giving the protein MKRSKELVTKNHNQEDISILRCWKCRKCIASSGCFMEYLENQVTKNTNDSADDENICHVWHMNIEALPEWIHCLIQKAQWTVGKLNCPFCGARLGGFNFVSTPKCSCGQLAAVHLSKSRTDYQPTPSGRLMRPSLKYLSHPRVQSGCDKETLLTGGASRNRNHRFLNMGPNNNGPGRLTEALCLEVRSTYFKMKNEKLLFKASDPKYQLFVPQLVTTRCAPRAFHRKSHSLDLSISEKLTLLPTLYEIHSKTAVYPGLNETQPVDLPSLPLESNKNNCSFQISSSFDPNMLLQRFSVAPRETQTQRGGEFQCGLEASAVYSGHASPNSLTFLMDLPAAGRSTLEAEDQEEHLSPLNFLHSGSFSLGAINQRLSKREKSKLKNLRRKQRRHERWLQKQGKCPGVGLLDCMTLDNEMSTDDDNEYAEEKESYICAVCLDVYFNPYMCYPCHHIFCEPCLRTLAKDNPASTPCPLCRTIISRVFFQTELNNDTKTFFTKEYLKRKQSFQKSSSAKWPLPNCRKAFHLFGGFHRRAAPVTRRQFPHGAHRMDYLHFEDDSRGWWFDMDMVIIYIYSVNWVIGFIVFCFLCYFFFPF
- the RNF180 gene encoding E3 ubiquitin-protein ligase RNF180 isoform X2, which produces MKRSKELVTKNHNQEDISILRCWKCRKCIASSGCFMEYLENQVTKNTNDSADDENICHVWHMNIEALPEWIHCLIQKAQWTVGKLNCPFCGARLGGFNFVSTPKCSCGQLAAVHLSKSRTDYQPTPSGRLMRPSLKYLSHPRVQSGCDKETLLTGGASRNRNHRFLNMGPNNNGPGRLTEALCLEVRSTYFKMKNEKLLFKASDPKYQLFVPQLVTTRCAPRAFHRKSHSLDLSISEKLTLLPTLYEIHSKTAVYPGLNETQPVDLPSLPLESNKNNCSFQISSSFDPNMLLQRFSVAPRETQTQRGGEFQCGLEASAVYSGHASPNSLTFLMDLPAAGRSTLEAEDQEEHLSPLNFLHSGSFSLGAINQRLSKREKSKLKNLRRKQRRHERWLQKQTLDNEMSTDDDNEYAEEKESYICAVCLDVYFNPYMCYPCHHIFCEPCLRTLAKDNPASTPCPLCRTIISRVFFQTELNNDTKTFFTKEYLKRKQSFQKSSSAKWPLPNCRKAFHLFGGFHRRAAPVTRRQFPHGAHRMDYLHFEDDSRGWWFDMDMVIIYIYSVNWVIGFIVFCFLCYFFFPF